CAACCCTATTTATGATCCGCTGATGGCCAATATGGACACCATCATAGTTACCAATGGTTAATACAGGTTCAGGAAACCCCATCACATCATCGACAGAATGAAAAATTCTCATATACACCTCTTGACAGAACAACTGTTTATCTATACTCTAAATATAGTGCCGAAGTGGCGGAATTGGTAGACGCGCTAGATTCAGGGTCTAGTAGGCTGTAAGCCTGTGTGGGTTCGAGTCCCGTCTTCGGCATTTTTTATTCATATAAAATAAGCATAGAAAGGCATATAGTCAAATATTTCCTTGAATTTTTTCCCCTATTTTTTTTATTATATTCAACTAAAAACTATCGGGAGGTTATATGAAGGCTGTGGAGATTAAACCAGATATATACTGGGTAGGGGCAATTGATTGGGCTGTCAGGGATTTTCACGGATACATAACACAGAACGGCACAACCTATAATAACTATCTTATTAAAGATGAAAAGATTACCCTTGTTGACACTGTAAAGCATGACTTCAGTTCTATAACCATTGAAAATATAAGAGAGGTAGTTAACCCTGAAAGGATTGACTATGTTGTTATAAACCACATAGAACCAGACCATGTGAGTAGCATCGAGGCCATCATGGCAATATGTCCCAAAGCAACCATATATATATCAGAGCGGGGCAAAAAAGGGCTTGACAGGTATTTTGACACATCCTCATGGCAGTTTAAGATTGTAAAAAACGGTGAGGCATTGAATACAGGTAGATATACCCTTTTGTTCCTCGAGACGCCTATGCTGCACTGGCCTGACTCTATGGTGACTTATGTAAAAGAGGCAAAACTCTTAATATCACAGGATGCATTCGGACAGCATATTGCAACAGCATCAAGGTTTGATGATGAGTTTATTGCCTGCGCCTCTCAGTTTGAGTTAGAGGATGCAGTTATAGACTATTATGCAAACATCCTTATGCCCTTTGGCCAACTCATAAAGAACAAGATAGGAGAGATTGTAAAGCTCGGTTTAGAGATAGATATGATAGCCCCTGACCACGGTGTCATATGGCGAAAAGACCCTGGAAAGATTATCCAGACATATCTTGACCTTGCCAACGGCAAGTGTAACCTAAGTGTTGTAATCATCTATGACACCATGTGGCACAGTACAGAATACATGACCATACCGATAATGGAAGGTATCAAAGATGAGGGTATTGATTGTAAGATTATAAAACTAAGGGCTACGCCCATGAGCGTTGCCATAAAAGAGTTCTGGAAGGCAAGGGGGTCTCTGATAGGGACACCAACAATAAACAATGTTATGTTTCCTTCAGTGGCAGAATTTCTATACCATCTTGGTGGCTTGCGACCAAAAAACAGGGTTGTAGGCGCCTTTGGTAGTTTTGGCTGGGGCGGTGGGGCTGTAAAAGAGGCATACGAGATGTTCAAAAAGATGGGTTTAGAGATAGTAGAACCAGGGGTACAAGTCCAGTATAGACCAAAAAAGGAGGACAGGGATAGGTGTTTTGAGTTTGGCAGGGAGTTCGCTAAAAAGGTCAGGGAATATCACACAACGAATTATTAGATTTTTAAATTTTAAAAATGGAGGGCAAATATGTCAAAGACTGAAAAAAATTTAAAAGAGGCATTTGCCGGTGAATCACAGGCAAACAGGAAATACCTTGCCTTTGCAAAAAAGGCAGAGGAAGAGGGTTACAAGCAGGTGGCAAGACTATTCAGGGCCGCTGCAGAGGCGGAGACAGTCCATGCCCACAATCATTTAAG
This Thermodesulfobacteriota bacterium DNA region includes the following protein-coding sequences:
- a CDS encoding FprA family A-type flavoprotein; the protein is MKAVEIKPDIYWVGAIDWAVRDFHGYITQNGTTYNNYLIKDEKITLVDTVKHDFSSITIENIREVVNPERIDYVVINHIEPDHVSSIEAIMAICPKATIYISERGKKGLDRYFDTSSWQFKIVKNGEALNTGRYTLLFLETPMLHWPDSMVTYVKEAKLLISQDAFGQHIATASRFDDEFIACASQFELEDAVIDYYANILMPFGQLIKNKIGEIVKLGLEIDMIAPDHGVIWRKDPGKIIQTYLDLANGKCNLSVVIIYDTMWHSTEYMTIPIMEGIKDEGIDCKIIKLRATPMSVAIKEFWKARGSLIGTPTINNVMFPSVAEFLYHLGGLRPKNRVVGAFGSFGWGGGAVKEAYEMFKKMGLEIVEPGVQVQYRPKKEDRDRCFEFGREFAKKVREYHTTNY